ATTGGGTTGAACCATCCTTGGCAAATTCAGGAACAATCCGAGATTGATAGTATTTGATTCCGCTGGGTGTGGCGAAACTATTCTCTATTACGCACTGTTGTCCTGTTGCCAGCGCTTGACGAAATGTTTGTTCCCATTTAGCGAGGAGTTCCGCTGGTAAGCCTAACTCCCAGAGAGTTTTTCCGATGAAGAATGCCGGTGGCATTCCCGTCACTTGTTCAACCGCTTGATTCATGTAAAGGTATCGCAGATTTTTATCTAAGCGTGCGATAACATCCGGCGCATTTTCAGCGAGTGCTTTAAATTCTTGTTCTCGCTGGTGCAGTTCTTCCTCCGTCCGCTTGCGTTTTGTAATATCGCGGAAATAAATGGAAAGCCCTTCCGGGGAAGGATACGTGCGATTTTCAAACCATGTATTTAAGAAGCAAAACTCTTCAAAGGTTGCGGGGGCTTGCTGTGCGAATGAGCGGTGACATTCATGATAAAAAATTTCGCCAACTGCTTGAGGAAATACTTCCCATATATTCTTGCCAAGCAATTCTTCTCGTGTTTTGCCAACCATTCGTGCGGCTGCCTGGTTGACATAGGTATAGCGCCACTCCCGATCTAAGGAGATAAAGCCATCGGTGATGCTCTCTAGAATATTGATGGTTTGTTGCTGTGCTGCTTCGGCTGTTATGCGTAGCTGCTGCTCACGGCGAGTCGCCTCTTGCCGCAGTTTTGCCATTTGCAGGTGAGTGCGGACGCGAGCGAGCAATTCACGGGCGGAGAAGGGCTTGATCAGGTAGTCATCCGCACCGGCTTCGAGTCCTTCAATGCTGGATTCTTCCCCAGAACGGGCAGAGAGCAGAATCACCGGCACTTGTTGTGTATCTGTGCCGGCACGCAGTTCTCGCAATAGTCCGATTCCATCTAAATGGGGCATCATCACGTCGCTGAGAATTAAGTCAAAACTCCCCTCGCGTGCGGCGGCTAGGGCGGCTGCTCCATCTGCTACCGCCTCGACTTCATAATATTGCTCTAACAAGCCCTTGACATAATCCCGCATATCTGCACTGTCATCAGCCAAAAGGATGCGCTTCCCGGAGGGGGGGAAGGGGGATGGGTTCGGGTTCTGCGGCGTTTCTACGGGTGCCGGCAGCCATCGTTGGGCTTCTTCGATATATGCGGTAGCACCGAGGGCGGTTGAGGCGAGGGTACGGGTGCCGCCGATGCGATCTGCCGGCAGGTGGCGGATGCCGGTGGGAATGGAAACGGTGAACGTGGTGCCCACTCCGACTTGGCTACTAACTTCGACGGTGCCGCCATGTAGTTGCACGAGTTCTTGCACTAAGGCTAAACCGATGCCGGTGCCTTCATGGGTGCGACTGCTCGCACCTCGCACGCGGTGGAAGCGCTGGAAAAGATGGGGCAGTTCTTCCGGTGGGATGCCGGTGCCGGTGTCGCGCACCTGGAGAATCGAGAATGAGGGTTGGGAGCTTTCTTGATTGTTGATTTTTAATGGCTCACTCTCTATTTTTAGAGAGACTTCGATTTCGCCTTCAAACGTAAATTTAAACGCATTCGAGAGTAAATTGAAAACGATTTTCTCCCACATTTCCCGATCTACAAACACGGGTTCGCCGAGTGGGGGACAATTGACGATGAAGCGCAAACTCGCTCGTTCGATGGCTGAGCGAAACACACTGGCAAGTTCTGCGGTGAATGTTGCCAAGTCAGTTGGCTGATAAACAGCTTGCACGCGCCCTGCTTCGAGGCGGGAAAAATCTAGCAGGGTATTCACAAGCTTGAGCAAGCGTAAGCTGTTGCGGTGGACTGTTTCCAGCTGTTCGCGATACCTGGGCGAGAGTGAGTCTTCCGGATCGGCCAAAATATCCTCAACCGGCCCCAGTAAAAGCGTCAGGGGGGTGCGAAACTCGTGACTGACGTTGCTAAAAAAGGCTGTCTTCGCCCGATCAATCTCGGCGAGTGCCTCAGATCGCTTGCGTTCTTCTTCGTAAGCGCGGGCGTTGGCGATGGCTGTAGCGATGTGGCCGGCTGCCAACTCAAAGAAATTTCGATAGTCTTCATCAAGTGCCCTACGTGGGCTAACACCGGCCACTAAAAGGCCGGCGGGTTGATTTTGGCCGGGTTGCGCCACCGGCACTACAACGGCTGAGTTGTCAATTGCCGGGGAGTGGTTGTGAGTTGAGCCGGCCAAGCTTTGCCCATCATGACAAGCCGGTTCTGCTGCGTTTGTCTGTGTTTGGGCTAATAATGGCCAGCTTTTGGGAAATTCTTGCTCAGTAGATAAGTTTATCGTTTGGGGAGGCGGGGGTGCCGTGGGAGTTAACCCGGTTGTTCCCGCGAGATGGGCGGTGCGTCCCTCAGCGTCGAGCAAATAAAGTAAAGCAAAGGGAATGTCTGTGGGGTTGCCGGCCAGTGTTTTTAGGGCGATAGAGCAGGCATCCCCAGCAGTTTTTGCTTCGGCAGCACCGGCAGCTAATTCGCGCAAGGTGCGCTGCCGGCGTTCCCTCAGCACGCGACTGGTGGTTTCGTTGACGGCTGTAAAGACTCCGCATACCTTACCGCTGTCGTCTCGAATCGCGCTATAGGAAAATGTGAAGTAGGTTTCTTCAACGTAGCCGCTGCGCTCCATTTCGAGCAACAGATCGTCAGACCAAGTTGCCTCTCCTGTAGCGAATACACCCTCAAGCATTGGGCCAATGATTGGCCAAATTTCTGGCCAAACCTCACGTCCAGGTTTACCTACAGATTTCGGGTGTCTTAGAGTGCCAAGAATTGGGATGTAGGCATCGTTATACAAAACAATCAGATCCGCACCCAACCAGAGAATCATCGGGAAGCGAGACGCCAGACAGATACTCAGGGCTGTGCGCCAGCTTTGGGGCCAGTTTTCCACCGGCCCAAGGGCTGTGCTTGACCAGTCGAGCGCTCGCATCAGGGCACCCATCTGTCCGCCGCCGGCGAACACATCTTCTGGTACAGTCGCCTTTATGGGATCTATCCAATTCTCCATCTGGGCGTCTCCTTTTGCGTCAACTCGCACGCAACTCTTCAAGCACTAAGGTATAAGAATTAGTTTACTGCCGGTATCCCTCATGTGTGGTAACTTGCCGGTCACCACGCATGAGGTGATTAACGTGATGTCCTTGTTACAAAAACCGTAAGTTTTATACTTTTAAGATGTGTTTTCTTACGGCGAGGTACAGTCTTTTCCTGCCTACCTGCACTAGACTAGAGCTGCAACCCCATGCAATTCTTTGCCTAGCTTAATACGAGAGCATCGATTATGGACTACCTTTTTGCAGTCGTCACCCCCCTTGCGGTGGCAATTATTGGTGGATGTACTGTGCGCTCTGTGAAAATTATCAGTGAAGAAAATGAAGCCCTGGTTGAGCGACTGGGCAAATTCCATCGCAAACTGGAATCCGGTCTCAACTTTATTAATCCTATCCTCGATACGGTTGTTTTAGAAGACACGCTCAGCGAACGAGTGTTGGAGCTGAAGCCAAGCCAAGCAATTACCAAAGATAATGTTTCGCTGATTATAGATGCAGTGCTTTACTGGCGGGTGATAGAACTAGAACTGGCTTATTACAAAGTTCAAGATATTGAAGAAGCGCTGAGAAAGTTGGTTCTTACCACGCTCCGATCTGAGATTGGGGAGATGGATTTACAGAAGACTTTCTACTCCAGAAAAGATATTAATAAAGCGATGTTGCGAGAGTTGGATGATGTCACTGACCGTTGGGGTGTTAAAGTGACCCGCGTTGAGGTGCAGGAAATTACGCCAACACCGAAAGTCATTGAAGCGATGGAGTTAAAACGAGCGGCGGAATTTAAAAAACAAGCAGATATTTTGGAGGCTGAGGGCACTGTGCGAGCAATGGAACTGCTTTCAACTGCCATCAAATCCCAGTCTAATAGTAAAGATATTTTGCAGTTTCTTGTGGCTCAAAGATATGTAGAAGCGAATCAAAAATTGAGTGAAAGCCCGAATGCAAAAATTGTTTTTATGGGTTCAGAACCTTTGGGTTCCTCAATGGGTGAGTTGTTAAATAACTCGACGATTAGTCCTCCTGAAAGCAATGGCTCTAATTCAAGTTCTAAAAACCTGAGTTCGGGTTAAGCAGAAGGAAGGAAAAACGCATTGATATTGAGAGAGAGCTTCTTTGGCTGATGGCAATAGGCAATTAATCCACAGACTAAATTCACCAAGAAATTGACCGGATTGCGATGCCTAGAATGCTCAATGTCACAGATGTTTTTCAATTGGAAGGGTAATTGTCTCGATTATGGAGCGTTTGCGGATAAGCAGTTTATCTATCAGTGGCATCAGCTTATTGTTCATATTGCGCTTCACCGAAGAGCAAAAAAGTTCTTCTAGACTAAGCATGGGACGAGCAAGTCTTGCTGTTGTCTGATAACTTTTAGCTGACTCGCTTGTCCCTTCCTTATCCCGAACTCAGGCTACTGGTAGTGTTTGAGAGGCAATTCAACTTGGAACTTTGAGCCTTTACTCACTTCACTTGTAACATGGATGTGCCCGCTATGAGCTTGGACAATTTGCTGGGTGATCGCCAACCCTAACCCAAAGCCGCCACTGTCTTGAGAACGCTGAGTGTCTACCCGGTAGAAGCGATCAAAGATATAGGGGAGGTCGGTTTCTGGAATTCCAATACCTGTGTCGATTACTTGAATCATTGCCCAACCGAGGTGAGGCACCAGGCGAACCAGGATTGCGCCACCAGCAGGGGTATATTTACAGGCATTGTTGAGCAAATTTTTGATTGCTTGTTGTAGCAAATCAGGATCAGCCCACAGTTCGATCAGTTGCTCAGGCTGCTCGTAGGTCAGGTTGATAGTTTGCTGTTCTGCTAAGGTTGCAAACTGAGTTACCAAACTTTTGAGCAAATCGTTAAGGTTGATTAATTTGAGTGACTCTGGTGTAAGCTGCCCTTGATGACGAGCAAGCAATAACAGATTATTGACGAGCATACCCATTGATTTCGCACTATCCACAATGTTTTCTAAAGGAGGGTGATAGTGAGAATCATTGGGGGCGATGAGTAATCCGAGTTGAGCATTGGTCAGAATCGCGGAAATGGGCGAGCGCAACTCATGAGAAGCATCTGCTGTGAACCGTTGAAGCTGTTGATAGGCTTGCCGAATCGGTTGCATGGCAAAGCCGCTGAGAATCCAGCCGGTAAGCGCAATTAGCCCTAATGTGATCGGTACTGTTAGAGTCATTGCCATCTGAAGCTGCTGAAGTTCTTGTTGAGTCTCCATCAGAGGAGTGGCAACCTGAAAATACCCCAAAGTTCCAGTTCTGCCCTCTACAGGTAATGTCACCTGACGGAGCCAAATTTTTTCCTGCCAAAGTGGATCTGTCGATTGAACCGTGAGATAACCGAGGGGTGTATTTAACTGGTCTGGAGAAGACGCTCCAAAAAAGCGAACGAGTCGTCCTTGCGCGTTGTACCAGCGCACATAAATCAGATCCTCTGTAAGTGGATGTGAACCACTACCCAACAAAGGAACATGGCTCAGATCGATCTGGCTCTGGCCTTGACGAACTTCATAATGCACACTGGCAGCCATTACTCTGGTCTTATCGTAGAGCAAGCGATCAAGTGCTTCCAGTTTTTCCTTGATCTCGATCTGATAAATCACTCCAGCAAATAGCACTAGAATGCTTCCCATCGAAAGGGTGAACCAACGAGCCAGGTTGCGACGACTTCGGTTAAACACGTCTTGCTTTCAAGATTTATGCTTTTCAGGGGGCGTCAGGCG
The Microcoleus sp. FACHB-672 DNA segment above includes these coding regions:
- a CDS encoding SPFH domain-containing protein; protein product: MDYLFAVVTPLAVAIIGGCTVRSVKIISEENEALVERLGKFHRKLESGLNFINPILDTVVLEDTLSERVLELKPSQAITKDNVSLIIDAVLYWRVIELELAYYKVQDIEEALRKLVLTTLRSEIGEMDLQKTFYSRKDINKAMLRELDDVTDRWGVKVTRVEVQEITPTPKVIEAMELKRAAEFKKQADILEAEGTVRAMELLSTAIKSQSNSKDILQFLVAQRYVEANQKLSESPNAKIVFMGSEPLGSSMGELLNNSTISPPESNGSNSSSKNLSSG
- a CDS encoding sensor histidine kinase, with product MFNRSRRNLARWFTLSMGSILVLFAGVIYQIEIKEKLEALDRLLYDKTRVMAASVHYEVRQGQSQIDLSHVPLLGSGSHPLTEDLIYVRWYNAQGRLVRFFGASSPDQLNTPLGYLTVQSTDPLWQEKIWLRQVTLPVEGRTGTLGYFQVATPLMETQQELQQLQMAMTLTVPITLGLIALTGWILSGFAMQPIRQAYQQLQRFTADASHELRSPISAILTNAQLGLLIAPNDSHYHPPLENIVDSAKSMGMLVNNLLLLARHQGQLTPESLKLINLNDLLKSLVTQFATLAEQQTINLTYEQPEQLIELWADPDLLQQAIKNLLNNACKYTPAGGAILVRLVPHLGWAMIQVIDTGIGIPETDLPYIFDRFYRVDTQRSQDSGGFGLGLAITQQIVQAHSGHIHVTSEVSKGSKFQVELPLKHYQ